A part of Longimicrobium sp. genomic DNA contains:
- a CDS encoding capsule assembly Wzi family protein: AIPLGAQEPRDTAAAPERAPGGAVRALTTIGGAAEEGLRDAQLRGRAPVDGFLLRSPSSLAADRGNGVWIVAPEATLAWNSRIPFSINDGALWAARGISGLVMAGVQAQAGAVRLVLAPELSYTENGAFDDILPYDWGPEQRARYRAPWQSGVHSIDLPVRPGSGERRRLHPGQSSLTVRAGPVALGAATENQWWGPGVRSAVLLGGQAAGIPHLFLRTARPLGTPLGRVEARWIAGGLRESEGFNTDASDDWRSLSAAAVVLTPADGVSLGIARSVYSGAGGAAGVLKNGADVLLRWRGAGDTAAARPFEQMTSLFGRMVLPADGAEAYAEWVRYRLPGSVRELLERPEHTQGYTVGMQWLRPAPGGGVRLQAEHTYLEKSPSYRALPMGSYYASAAVPQGYTHEGQVIGSPVGPGASGQWLGVDWLGRGARAGVFAGRIRWANDALYDKPAPNSAFRGHDVTLLAGLRGAADVGGARVSAEWTAGKRWNYLFQGYAFDWNQRENTVNVVNHTLRLQVSAAPGRGR; this comes from the coding sequence GCGATCCCCCTGGGCGCGCAGGAACCCCGCGACACCGCCGCGGCGCCGGAGCGCGCGCCGGGGGGAGCCGTCCGCGCGCTGACCACCATCGGCGGGGCGGCGGAAGAAGGGCTGCGCGACGCACAGCTGCGCGGGCGGGCGCCGGTGGACGGCTTCCTGCTCCGCTCGCCCTCGTCGCTCGCCGCCGACCGGGGGAACGGGGTTTGGATCGTGGCGCCCGAGGCCACCCTCGCCTGGAACTCGCGGATCCCCTTCTCCATCAACGACGGCGCGCTCTGGGCCGCCAGGGGGATCAGCGGCCTGGTGATGGCCGGCGTGCAGGCCCAGGCCGGTGCGGTGCGGCTGGTGCTGGCCCCGGAGCTGTCGTACACCGAGAACGGCGCCTTCGACGACATCCTTCCGTACGACTGGGGACCGGAGCAGCGGGCCCGCTACCGGGCGCCCTGGCAGAGCGGCGTCCATTCCATCGACCTGCCGGTGCGGCCGGGCAGCGGTGAGCGGCGGCGGCTCCATCCCGGGCAGTCGTCGCTGACGGTGCGCGCGGGCCCCGTGGCGCTCGGCGCGGCGACCGAGAACCAGTGGTGGGGGCCGGGCGTGCGCAGCGCCGTGCTCCTGGGCGGGCAGGCGGCGGGCATCCCCCACCTGTTCCTGCGGACGGCCCGGCCCCTGGGCACGCCGCTGGGCCGGGTGGAGGCGCGGTGGATCGCGGGGGGGCTGCGCGAGTCGGAGGGGTTCAACACCGACGCGAGCGACGACTGGCGTTCGCTCAGCGCCGCCGCGGTGGTGCTGACGCCGGCGGACGGGGTGTCGCTGGGCATCGCGCGCTCCGTGTACTCCGGCGCCGGCGGCGCGGCGGGAGTGCTGAAGAACGGCGCGGACGTGCTCCTTCGCTGGCGCGGCGCGGGGGACACGGCGGCCGCGCGGCCCTTCGAGCAGATGACCAGCCTCTTCGGGCGCATGGTCCTTCCCGCCGACGGGGCCGAGGCCTACGCCGAGTGGGTGCGCTACCGTCTTCCCGGCTCCGTGCGCGAACTGCTGGAGCGCCCCGAGCACACGCAGGGGTACACCGTGGGGATGCAGTGGCTGCGCCCGGCTCCCGGCGGGGGCGTGCGGCTGCAGGCCGAGCACACCTACCTGGAAAAGAGCCCCTCCTACCGCGCCCTGCCGATGGGAAGCTACTACGCCAGCGCCGCCGTTCCGCAGGGCTACACCCACGAGGGCCAGGTGATCGGGTCGCCCGTGGGGCCCGGCGCCTCGGGACAGTGGCTGGGGGTAGACTGGCTGGGCCGCGGCGCGCGGGCGGGGGTCTTCGCGGGGCGCATCCGCTGGGCCAACGACGCCCTGTACGACAAGCCGGCTCCCAACTCGGCGTTCCGCGGCCACGACGTCACCCTGCTGGCGGGGCTTCGCGGCGCGGCCGACGTCGGCGGGGCGCGCGTCAGCGCCGAGTGGACCGCCGGCAAGCGCTGGAACTACCTGTTCCAGGGCTACGCATTCGACTGGAACCAGCGCGAGAATACCGTGAACGTGGTGAACCACACGCTGCGGCTGCAGGTTTCGGCGGCGCCGGGGAGGGGCCGATGA